AAGAGTTAAGAGAAAACGTAAAAGATTATATACTTGGAATGTTATGTACCTGGtgattttgtttaaagaaaaaaatgtaaggggCTCTGGAACTGAGCCTGGCAGACAGGTGAGGACGGGACTTCCAGCCATTCCATTTCTCCCTCAACTGCCACATAAGGAAAATTATGCAATTCAGGCATTCTGTGGAATGTGCtgatttttgaaagttaaaaagagCTCTGTACAGTAAAACTATGAGATTCACACAACACAAAAGAACATCTTTAACTGAGCTGGCCATTTGATAAGGCAACTTGTACAAGGCTTCTTGTAATCAAAGCATAAAGTACCAGTAAAGctaaaaaattatgctaaatgacTTACAGAAATAAGTACCAAGATGCAATTTTCTAGCCATTATattttacaacaacaaaaaaagattacCTTTTCTAAATCACCAAGTAGAGAACATCAGCATCAACACAGACACTCAGAATGctggattattttcctttttggtacAAGGAAATGAATATTATAATGAAAGACATCAGGACAAAACACAATTCTGTAAGAAAAGTATctgataaatataataaaggataACATCCATTATCAGTTTTATGGGTTGTAGATGATTTAATAAACACCAATGAAGAGAACTTAATTTAGAGTTTAATGATCATTTTGGAGGAAGGTTATCTACTATGAGCAACTTAATAGTGCATGCTCCTGGAGTTGAGATGGCTCTTATTTAATTTGTACTTCCAAGAATGTGTAACTTTTCATTGCAACATATGGCACAATGAGAATCACTCTGGCTACAGAGTTTAAGATCCTTTGCAAAGAATATGTTCAACAATGAAGGGAAGGATGAGTATCAATAAATGTTATTGTACATTGCTGACGGTGGTTTGGTTGGCGTAAAAGGACCAAAGCCTCCAAACTAgtttagaaaatgggaaaattagtTTTGCTGTTACCAGAGAATTTCCTGCaaggactatatatatataaaagttggtggaaatagttttcttttttccaattatatgttaaatatatgttCAATTCAAAGACTtcaattatatgttaaatataatttaaaaaaaactttttccacCAACTTTTAAACAATAGCTTTACCTTTCCATGAGATAAGTatttctctaaagattttatattcAGTCAAAAATGTTACCAATGCATTTGCATCTCTTCATCTGGGTCACCAAGGGCACATTTTTAGGGAGATACAGAAATAGTTCAAGTTGTCTAACAGTAAACTAAGATGAAGTGAAACTGAccttaattttccattttgtaactttaaaaaggtaaaatatattaGTGTTTACTTAGCAAATATATGTCAACCTTAAATGACATACTCTGTCCCTGGTTCTCTATGTCCCTATTTCATTTGAAGCATATTGGCTGAACCTGGGTCTCTCTGGGCTTTTCCAGTAAAGGTTCCCGAATGCTGCAACTCACAGTAGCCACCTCTGACTTCAAGTCTGCTGGAAGTCACAACTGTGTTCAGACTTAGGAATCAGCAATTCACATGTGGAGTTTCTCAAAAGGACCTGTTGGAATACTAGGGCCGAATGATTTATCTTATCCTGCATTTATCaaaatttctgttcctttcctctaGGTTATTTTCTCAATAGTCTATCTTATTCCATGGTTCTTGGCACTTCACTTCCAGATATAcgcaacagaaaatgaaaataaactctTTCTTTTTGGGAGGACTGTTCAATCCCAGGTTTATTCTTTGGACAGGATTATTGTTTTCCAGGGAGTCACTTTCAGGAAGAAACCTGACAGTCGTCATAAATGGTCCCACAGTGTGCTTTATCTGAATAAATCCTGAAAAGATAAGAGGTttagatttcaatcttttttcttttttttttcctttttttttttttttttgctgtgatgAATATCCTATCACTTCAACCTTGGAATAAAAGACATCTCCATTTTTATGTAAGATAAAAGTAATTATGAATAATTAGTTCTAAATTAAAAGCATTTAGTTCTGAATTACTTATTCCCAACTAAACATCAGGCATATAAAATAATGGGTAATACTATGGTGGAATGGAACTTGGTCTTCCATGAGAAGCTCGAAAGCAGGAATTCAACATAACTCAGGTCAGTTTAAATAACATCCTTTTGCAAAGTGTCAAACGAGAACGAGTGAGAGCTACTGAGAGATCCTGGCTTGCTTTCTGGCCTCCTCTACTTTCCTGCAAAGGGATACCGGGAGATTCCTCCTGGGTCTCTGTCCCTTTGATCGTTGCGCTCTTGTGCTTTGGGGAGGCTGGAACTATGTGCTCTccttgggtggctgggtggcGGGCGGTGGCTGCAGTGGCTGGGTGCCCGTGGCCGTTTTGATAGAGTTCAGGGTTTTGCTAAACCAAGAGTTTTTTGCAGCTTGGATTTCATTCATAAGCGCTCCTCTCTGATGTTCCAGTTCctgattaagaaaagaaaatcatctgaattatgtgttttctctctgcccAAAAACCCCCGAAGTATAGTTTTATGGAATCCCCAGCTCTGTATAGCTGCAGCTGTCCTCCCACAAAACTCATGAGAGATTTTAACTGGCTTCTTAATGCAATGTTTTTGGTCCAAATTTAGGTTTAGGTTACAACATGTTTGAAACAACAAATATATGGATGGACAGAACTTCTGCTGATGTTGTAAGCATGACTGAATTCTAGTTCCAAACACATGGCCTTCACCCCAAGAACATCCCGGGCCAGCACAGAAACCATTCAGGGTCACTAGAGGGGCCATGGTTAGAGCCATGGCGGGTTATGGCGGTAGGCAAGGACtttgggagaagggaaaaggggaaTAGTCCATCAGAAACCAGGACTATTTTCCTAATTATGTTATCTTCACATATGGGCAGAGATTTTTGAGGAAAGGGATTTGGTCAAGTCAAGTAAAGATGAAGGAGAAAAAGCTCCCAAAGCAAAGAATGGGTGTCAGCCAATGTCCACCTGTTAGGAGGACAACAGAGAAGGTCTGGCCCTTCATTTTCAGAATCAGCTACCACAGCAGCTGAAGTTCGATGAGAAGGGACCTTGGCAACAGAAATCTCAGGATAAGCTAAAAAAGCATATGCTTAAGTTCTCGTaggatattattttaattattatgcttttatttaaaactatgtGTTTATGTcactgtttaaaaataatgatgtaggagcacctgggtggctcagtgtgttaagcctctgcctttggctcaggtcatgatctcagggtcctgggattgagccctgcattgggctctctgctcagcggggagcctgcttctccctctcctgcttcccctgcttgtgctccctctctcgctgtgtctctcctctgtcaactgaataaattaaatcttaaaaataatttttttaaatgatgtaaaatGTGACTCTGGAGGATACATTAGTGGGCAAAAAATGTGTTCATTGTATGTGGAAACCTCTTCAGATGCAGAGCTGGATGGATGGAGCCAAAGGACGAGAACGTGTCCTATAGCATGGACCGCCTCCCTCCTCCGGTCACCAACCTGGATTTTGCACTTGGCCTCCACCAGCTGCAGCTTGGTCTGCGCCAACTCCAGCTCCATCTCCCTCAGCTGCTTCTTCAGGTTGTCCTTCTCGTCATCCAGGtccaccccctgctcctccctgctgaCGGCCGCCGGCTTCAGGGCCCCCTCTTTGCTGAAAATGTCACTGCAGTGTTTACAGGCCATCATTTTACCCTGAAATAGCCAAAGAGAGAACCCACATCAAGTGACTTCATGGCAGAAATCACTTCTAGAAACATGACGTAGACGCTGCTTGTGGTCCTTGAAGGCAAGCCCATTTCTGAAGGTAATTGTATTTCTTGCGCTGCAGCCAAAATGGCTTTAGCACAAAACTCAGTTGCTCAAGTTCAGTGCTCCTTGCTTTTTATAAAGCATCTCCAGAGTATCCATTTCCCTGGAAATGGAAACTATTAGAGCATCTCTGTGAAACCTGTCCTGGAAATTCTGTGCTGCCACTAGTCTTTCTAGAGCTCCATGCCATAGGCTCTCCAAGCAATGTCTCCTGAATCCTAGAGGTCCTGTAAGACTGCGTACTCTTCCCATGCCCGCTGCAAGTGAAGAAACTCAGAGCATAAGTAGCCAGTCCACAGGAGACTGAGAAACGTCACTGTGACTGACCTAAATCTATGCTTGCAAGGAAGTTTATGTCCTGTCGTTCGGTTCAGCTTTAAGCAAAGAGAATCATTATTGTTCAAGGTAATCCAAGTAACTGCCTCATGTCTGGCCTACCAGTCAGGCGCGCAGCACCGAGCAAAGCAACTCTTCAAGACAGTGGTGCTCTTGTTTTCTTACAATTGCTCCAAAAATAGTTAGAGCTAGAAGATATTACAGAGCATCTCTATTTTAATGTACTACTACATATTATTGTATGTCCATAACTGAAACtattctctacacacacacacacacacacacacacacacacgccaatTCTCCCCACATTTCTGTGTCACTATGCCTGTCTCCACCATCTAGGCCTGAACTCTGGGCtcatcttctttcccttctcccccattCCATATTCAGCTGGTCATTATTTCTCTGACAGGCCTGAGCTCTCCTCATCCAAGGCCTGAATCCCTAGAAGTCACCTTCTCAGCTCCCACTGATTGctccgtttgtttgtttgtttgttttaaattaacatagaatatattatttgtttcaggggtacaggtgtgattcatcagtcttttataatacccagtgctcattcgaACACACACCCTGATTGCTTTCTTATTCCATCCTTAATGTACTCTTCCGATTCCTACCTGATTAATATTCATTAGACACTTAAAAGATACCTTGTAAGCCTCTTCAGAACCTGGAAGAATAATTAGCCCACTACTGGCACTAAATAGGCAAACAGCAAGTattagttttatgtatttatggtagactaaataaaatgttaaaagtggtGGCTTTTGATCTGGGTCTTAAATGATTAAAAGTTTCCCAAGCTGGGCAGGCAGTTCTATTAGGAGGAACCGAATGACGGAACAGGCTCCCCAAGGGAGGAGGACATCTCAGCAGGGCGAACTGCTGTGTGCAAAGCCGCTGGCCCTTCAGAGAACTGCGGGGAGTGTGAGCAGCTCCAGCAGGGAGGAAATGGCAGAGCAGCAAGAGGCAGGAAGTGAGAAGCGTTGTCTGTGGCCCCAGTGTAATGCTATGGAACCCCGATTCCGTCCTACAGCGAAGGCACTCCCTACAACCTGGGTTCCCCGCTGGAGAGAGAGCACTGAGCCTCACGAGGCTGCAGGGTCTCAGCCAGCGTCCACCTCCCTGTCTTCCTTACTAACACAACTCTGACTTCATGTGGGCTGGCAGTTTGCCCGGTTAAAAGCTGCCATTTCCCAGGCTCCCCTTAAACTCAGCGTGGCCATGAGATTCAGTTCTGACAGGACAGCAAAATGTGGTATGGAGCTTCAAGGAAGGCCACTTAGAGCTCACCCAGCTGGAGGTGGGCTCTGGCATTTTCTTCTGGCCCCAAATTCTACCCTTGAAGGTGGGTGTGATGGAGGTCACTCCAGTGACAGGTTTGACTTTCAAGTAACCTTGAAGATGCAGCCCATGCTGAGGGTGTGGGTCACTGATACCTGACCCGTGTGGATTGCTGATAAAAACCCAGGATCTTTCTAgccctagacttttttttttaagtgagataaCATCTTTTGTGTTTAAGCCATTGTTATTTTGGGTTTCCTCCCTGTGGCCAATCTCATTCTAAACTGATACATAGAGTGAGAAAATCACATTTATCCTGGGGAGAGCTCATTCTAACTCCAGCGCAAAGGGTTACCTGAAAGGGGAATAGTGTTACAGGAGGATGGAAACATCAAAACCTACAGCATCACGCCAAACAAGAGATGAAAGGGAAGTGACATTGGGGCAAGAGGCTATGGGACAGTACAGTGACGAAGGGTATGGAGAGTAGGGTGTCACTCCCAGGGTTCAAATCCCGGCATTACTACTCActgtgaccttgagatcatgaatgACCCGTTTTGGTAATCACTGTCAGTAAAAACAAGACCTAATAagtcattaaaaagaagatataataggggcgcctgggtggctcagtcggttaagcatctgtttcagctcaggtcatgatctcacgtcctgggattgagtcctccatcgggctccctgctcatcagcgagtctgcttctctttctctctctgcccgctgctccctctccttgggCTCTACctctatcttcaaataaataaataaaatctttttttttttttaataagaaaaagatataatACTATCTACCTACACAGGAAGCTGAGAGGATAAAATGGGATAATCTTTGGAAAAGTACACACAGGACGTGTTTACTAGGTGTTAGTCGTTGTTTTCGGCCAAAACAAGTTCAGGTTCCTCTTCCTGAATATCAGGGCCTTTCATTAGACAACCCAGTTGTCTACTGtttatgaaattcagtatttcCCCCTATCCCTTAATACTCGAAGCACATCAGCCTCCTTAATGAGACTCATTCTAATTTCTGGGTCTTTAGTCACAGTTtattccagaatgttctttctAAATTCTTCTAACAGAAGTCTAGAAATCTTCTAATACAAGTCCTGCTTCAGTCCAGCCTCCTCTACAAAGTCATCCTTGGTCTGCAGTTCTTACGATTTTGCTTTCTCAAAACCCTGCTTGTCTGTGTCATCCAACTCAGCACTGACTTACATGCCTCTGTACTATTCCCTAAATATTTCACATGCATACATAGAACTTGCTTCTGTAGGGAAATTCTAAACTTTTTGTTATGCATAATTTCTGTAAAACATTAGTCTAGAAGCTGTCCacatagatgctcaataaagCCTTGAGTGACCCATATACatccatttcatttatatttacatgaAGATTTTAGTTCAGGATAGTTAACCCTTTTATGCCAAGGAACATCATCAACTGAGTGTTAGTGtaaaaaaaaggatgataaaGACCAAGGAGGAAGAAGGTAAAGGTAGACCAGAGAGGGAAGACATGAGCCCAAAATTTTGGCAGGTTTGGGCAGGGAGATGACCAACCTCACAGTCACTAATAATCTCAGACTGTTTTAGAacaggaaatatgaaaaaaacacCTGGACTACAAAGTCAGAACAAGGCTCATACTTTCAGTTCTCATGTCTCAGATTTTCAGGTTATAAAGTTCTAAAACTATGGGTTTACTGTGTGCCAACCACTAAGATAAGCACTtgtttaatcttcaaaataaccgGCTGAGGTGGGTAATGTTGTCTCTATTTTACAGGCCCCAAAATACAGCTTAGAGAGGTAAATAACTTGTCCCAGTCGTTCAGTTATATGCTAACATGCCTAGAATGCATTTATGCACTAGCATCAAACCTGAATATACTCAAAGAGAACTACGTCTGGTTTCTGCACGCAGGTCCCAAGAGCGGGCTGTGCCAGCACTGCTTCTGAGAACAGGGATTCATTTGCTCGGCTGTGGATTCTACGGGAATTAGCAATTGCTTTTCTCACGTAGGCAGCAAAAGGAGTTTCACCACCAGGGGGCAGCATGTAAAGAAATCCTacagtttcctttaaaaacaacCTCCAAAAAACTGGTAGAGAGCAAGGGGAGAATGCGGCCCGGTGGCACACCACGCCGAAGCCACATCAGTTCTGGCCCTGTCGGGATGCTGAGGGCTCCCAGGCGTCCACCGAGCAAGAATGCTCAGGAGCCTCTTGTGACAAGGCTGAGCTCCCACGACCTGCCTGTGACAAGCCCTGACATTGATGGGAACACAGCCTTTCTGCGGGCACCTAGGAGCATCACACCGGGCCAGAGACAAGAGTCCGCTTTCCACCCTCCGAGAGGGGCAGGGTGGGCGTGACGTCAGAACCCGGGCCGCCGGGGGCGTGGTCACGCACGGGGGGCGGGGCTTCCCCTCGGGTACTGACGTAAGACTGCGTGAATCTGCAGGAAGCCACAGCACCGAGCGTTCTCGCTCCGCCTCACCTTAACCACTTCCAGCTCCTCCCTGCTGGCGGCCTGCTGGGTCTCCAGTCTGGTACTTAACTGGGAACAgatctgaaggaaagaaaagagtgtcTTTATTAGGAAGCAGAACAGCTCTGATGTGCACATCACTGTGTAACCACTCACGGGTGGCTCTGGCTTCTCCGAGGCCAGAAGATAACCTTGCGAAAGAACCGCTCCGCAAATTCAGTCCACACACAGCGGAAAGCCTGAGAGTGTTCTCCACGCGGAAAgtgtattttcatttgaattagTAGAAGAGCACATGGGgtgttttgatttctttctgtcacgAGACTTTGTGGCTATTTCCAGTGAATTCCTGTCCTCTTTTGGAATCAATCTACAGAATCTCTGCTGGGGATCCACTTTGTGCAAAGTTCCATTCTGGAAATGGGATGAGAAGAATTCTGGACCAGAAACTTCTCTGGTGCACTGTCACAGGGAAGAGTCTCTGTTTTCAATGACCTCAAGTTTCCTCTAAAAGTGGCAGAGAGGATGGATAAAACAGAGTTAAAATGcccagaaaataataaagactaaaatTCTGATCAAATGGTTTGGCAATATGGTGTGAAATGACAAGCGTGAGGTCCAGCTCTAGTTCTTTCCAGCACTGTGTCCTTGGGCGCATTCACTAACCTTTCTAAGCTTCAGTTCCCTCATAAATACAAATCGCTGTGCTGTGATAatcaatggggggaaaaatgtatgCAAGGGATTCAATATGGCACATGGCCTATAAGAAGTGCTCATTAAAGAAAATCTCATTATTGATTCTGAAATAAGGTGCTAACACCAAGTACTAGGGGTAGGTAGAAATACGTGCTTTCAAAGCTAACACCAACCAACCAAACGAACGAAactatttgctttaaaaaaaaattctagatgtTCCAATTCCCTAAGTGACATATGaatctttgttttgaaaaaacagaattaaaaaagttaggggagggtgcctggatggctcagtgggttaagccgctgccttcggctcaggtcatgatctcagggtcctgggatcgagtcccgcatcgggctctctgctcagcggggagcctgcttccctctctctctctctctgcctgcctctctgtctactgtgatctctctctgtcaaataaataaataaaatctttaaaaaaaaaaaaagttaggggatgtcaaatttttaaatacaatctgaactaaaaatataaaaaagctaCCTCTATGACAAaacaggcattttttaaaaaaaaaaaaagatttttatttatgagagagagagagagagagcctgatgtggggcttgatcccagaacctggagatcatgacctgagctgaaggcagacccttaaacaactgtgccacccaggcacccatgggatttttttttcaatgtctgTTTTGAAGGCATCTGCcctcgtctcaggtcatgatccccagagtcctgggatagagtccttaGATAGTTGAATAGTTgactcccctcacccccttcaggctccaggctcagtgggaagtctgtatctccctccttcctccccctcctcatgctctctttctctctctctctaataaataatttttttaaaaaggctctaGAGACCAGGGCCTGCTTGTGGAGTTGTTTCCAATTTCTCCAGATCCAAGCCTGGAAATAATGAATAGGACTGTATTAGCTGATGTGAAAAAGAAGCAATCTCCCTAATAATTTTGGCAAACCATATATCCTTTCAAGTAACCCTGAAGATTCCAAAATAAAGCCAATCATAGCCAATTCCAACTATAGAATGCATTTGGATTAAGTTTTATATCCTAATTATCTTCAGACAGATGGGTCTGTTGCCTTTTACATTACTGACAGTGCCTGCCAGATAATATTCAAGAACAGTCGCAAGGACTACTATTTTGAAGAGTGCTGCATATGGCGGCCACCCATGGCCTAATGTGGtgatgaaaaaaaacaaaacccatgtgCAGTGATGGCAAGTTCCACGGCACCTGGTCTTTACTGTTCCTTGGACTGGTTAATGTCTCATCATCCCTCTCCTAGTCTCCAAATTGAAAATCTCGGGATCACCATCAGTCTTTTCCCTTGTCCAGCAAAAAAATGACTATATTTTGCgtcttcctcttctccattttcattACTACTTATTTTAGTTTAAAGCTATTTTCTCACCTGGACTCTGTGGTTAGCCTCTTACTGTCTGTATCTTTGCCAGTGGGTCTCTCCACTTGGTTCCATGTTTCTTACTAGGATAGATCGATGCCAACAACATGTCCCTGATTATGCCACTTTCTTGCTCAAACATTCCTGCTGtaaacagaataaaatccaaattcctctGCCTAACCCAAAGCCCTTCTTTGAACTGGAACCTAACtcatctttgcttctttttctgtcCCTGAAACTCTTGACAAACAAAACTATTTCTGTTCACTTATCTACCTCCATGCCTTTGCATGGGCTGTTCCTCTGCTCCCTACTCCTATCCCCCTTCACTGACTCCACATACGCAAATcacccctcctccaggaagggtTTCATTTCCCATAGGCAGTAAGTTCCCTTTCTTCTTATCTGTGCACAAGTGTTATCTCCCCATTACAAAATCAGCTTCTGAAGGAGAGAAATTGAATTAATTCATCTTTTACTCCCCCAAAGAATCAAGCCTCTCAGCTAGCAGGtattaaataaacacatattgATTATCAGCAAAGAGAGTATCAGCTCTGAAGccttatttctaagtaatcttcCACGAAGGAGAAAAATCCTTCTGAAAAGATGTTCATAATATATGAAGTGCATCAGCTGCAAAAATTAGCACAAAcaatataaatgacatttttatttatacagcaacaatatatattcagtatattaCAGTAACTATTTCTGGTTGGCAAGGTTaagtgggggggggtgtgtttGGAACACAAATTTTATTCATAagcagcacatttttaaaaagaataccaATCTGACTTCAAACTCCTACATGAGGCAGGGGATCCCAGGGACATTCTTAGGATAAGCAGGTGACATTCAGTCCCTCGAGGAACCCATTCAAGGGTTTCTCAGCAATGCGGAGTCCTTGCCGTGTCCCAGCATGGGCAGCAGAGACAAGACGATACTACACAGGCTGGCACGAGGGTTTTCTGGGAGCACTCAGGTGATGGGGCCTGGAATATCCTCAAGGGAAGCAAGCCCTCCACTAAGTGATCAAACGGTCCCCAAAGAAGGCTTCCCGCTAGCCTTGGCCATTGCTGGGTAAGGCCACACAGCCACATGGGAAAAGGAGCTCCCGCATTCTATACTGTGACAGCGAAGGACACACCGATTCCCTGGGTACTGTTTTTTGCTACAATCACTAAACTTTAGTCCTTGGCAAAGAGGCAAAGTGTTACTCCTGAGGTCTACTGGAAATGCGCTTCTGAGGAGCGCAGAGACAGGATCCCAGTGGTAATGATCAACCTTCCTGTTCCTCAGAATCTATCAAACATTGTAAGCAGTCAACAAATCATTTTGCTCAGTGACACCTCCTGCCTTATCAGCAAGCACATCCAACCGCTGTTTATTTCGGAGGAGAAAGGAGGTCACCAAATTTAATGAAAGCACGGCAATCACTGTTTTGGGAACTCTGAAgacaaaaatactgttttccccctcaaagaaaaacaattcaaataatCACTTTTATAGCAATCCAAAGCCCAGTGGCTCGTTACCTGCTTATACTCGGCAATGATAGCTGTGGTCTTTTTTATCTCATACTCAGCCTTCTCCAGCTGTTTCCGGAAGACTTCTTTTAGctagggagacagaggaggagaaacaccAAGCCTCAGTTAAAAACCTAATGGATTGCCGTGAACACCTATACTCATGTCGGCCTGATTCGGTCAAGGCCAATGTTAACAACTACAGCTACATAAACTTTCCTCACTGAAGCTGTAGTCAAGCTTGAAAGCCTGATCATCTTCGGAGATGCAGACATCTTCCTCTCCTGTAACGTATAAGACATATGGAGCAGCCCCATTACAAAACTGCTTATCCTTACCACTCACTTTATAAATATGTTGTGAAATACGTTTCCTTTCAGAAGCtatcttctttttcaagactttatttttttttaagattttatttatttatttgacagacagaggtcacaagtaggcagagaggcaggcagagagagtggggggaagcaggctccccgctgagcagagagcccgatgcggggcttgatcccaggaccctgagatcatgacctgagccaaaagcagaagctcaatccactgagccacccaggcaccctacactttgttttaaggaatctctacacgcaatgtggggcttgcactcacaaccccaagattgaCAGTCACATGCTGCccccatctgagccagccaggtaccccgaAGCTATCTTCATTCTTATGAAAGcctaaaacaaaactaaataccCAGGCAATGTTGTGTGTACTCTTACTGCTATATAATCAATGACCGCAGAGGCATTTTAGGGCCTCCCATTCATTGCCTCTACTGTCAGGGCTGGTAACTCTCTGAAGGTGGGAACAGGAAGCTTTGGAGACCGGAGTCAGAAAAAGTTGCAGGAAGGTAAGAGGTTTGGAGGTCAGGAGATTCAGGGGCTGAGGAATGACTTTAGAAGGATCCGGCGCGACCAGTAAGGCAGGTCCTTGCTACAGTC
The window above is part of the Mustela nigripes isolate SB6536 chromosome 10, MUSNIG.SB6536, whole genome shotgun sequence genome. Proteins encoded here:
- the RABGAP1L gene encoding rab GTPase-activating protein 1-like isoform X6 — encoded protein: MMEEISIMVAYDAHVFSQLHDEDFLTSLVAVSKPRSMVPTKKLKKYEKEYQTMRESQLQQEDPMDRYKRENRRLQEASMRLEQENDDLAHELVTSKIALRNDLDQAEDKADVLNKELLLTKQRLVETEEEKRKQEEETAQLKEVFRKQLEKAEYEIKKTTAIIAEYKQICSQLSTRLETQQAASREELEVVKGKMMACKHCSDIFSKEGALKPAAVSREEQGVDLDDEKDNLKKQLREMELELAQTKLQLVEAKCKIQELEHQRGALMNEIQAAKNSWFSKTLNSIKTATGTQPLQPPPATQPPKEST
- the RABGAP1L gene encoding rab GTPase-activating protein 1-like isoform X7, whose translation is MTALTSVCFCYCHFITVLVGVQFHWIFCFFFQLSFVPMIENGSWSMTFEERENRRLQEASMRLEQENDDLAHELVTSKIALRNDLDQAEDKADVLNKELLLTKQRLVETEEEKRKQEEETAQLKEVFRKQLEKAEYEIKKTTAIIAEYKQICSQLSTRLETQQAASREELEVVKGKMMACKHCSDIFSKEGALKPAAVSREEQGVDLDDEKDNLKKQLREMELELAQTKLQLVEAKCKIQELEHQRGALMNEIQAAKNSWFSKTLNSIKTATGTQPLQPPPATQPPKEST